ttatatttatcgtaGATTCTGATGACAAGGAtcttttgtaaaaatgttcCCCTTacatgatttatttctttaatctgAGAATTGTAAGTTTTGTCTTATAGGCAGGCGtttacttttttgttactttaaaaataaaataaatatttatgcaatataaatatatgtactacggtaatacaaaaaaaaaatcatttgtaggatattaaaaccaattacaattcctaaataataaattgtaaaaatacaaaaaaacaaaattaaaacatagttttaataatagctTTTTCGCAAGTACGTATATCCTTATTAAACTCAAATCTAGCAGGCAGTATACGTAtttgaaatagaataaataaatattatatatttattgatatttgaatatttgtatacttAATACCATTAGTCTTCTGTGATTACTACATGATTTACTTATATACTAGTAAATCATaatcatgaaaaaaaatcttactgGAGTAAAGTATAGGAATTGTGGGCTCATTCACCTTGATTACCTAATTCAGTTTTGTAATGCCGACAGCCGAGCGCCTCAGTCGCGCACGCGTGCTTTCGCAGGACGAGCGCGTTATcacatttttatctatttattatttgtttttcctgtatttttctttacaacaCAGGTTCTTTACAAAAAGGTAAgtaatgtcattttatttttcttactcGTCTATTCTTCACAGATATTTTGAATGTGAAGTGTGTAGGATCATATAacctatttgttaaattcgCATATTTTCCAGTTAGCATCTGATGAATTTAtcattgtttgtatttatttagtagttTCTGTGTATTTAggactattatattatttgatatgttttccgatgcgtttatttttatataatttaaataatatccttaTTATCTTACTAATTACcggaatttttaatataaacgttgtaaatattaatgctaTCTAACTAGAAACAGTGGACTGTTTATATATcatgcataattatttaattatttatatgatacctttgtattatttattatataaataaaatacttactgttaaaaacatgttttgaaCGTAAGGAAAacttgtttgaaaaataaatttgaatcatCATGTGTTATAGAGCAGCCAGTAggttcataaattttaatgtatgatatttatttattggcttTTTCTTTGCCCGTGGGTTTttcaaaaaatgtaacatatatAGCCCCCTCTCTCTATCCTCCATCTACCTCTATAATATATTCCTATAAACTGgttcaatattaatttcacacaaaacaaACATGACAACAAATGACAGAGAGATCTTCAGTGTATAATATTTCCAGTTACATTCTTATATTACGTTAGGTTTCCGTCCGTGGTTGCACCCGCGTAATTAAGGAATAGCGGGAGATATCCATGCAGTGGTTTAGGTGTAATGATAAGACAGACGGacaaagttactttcgcatttgtaatataactaTGACTTAATCATCTACTACTTATACACCTACTaaagtttttgataaattcaatatCCTTTATGTGATCTTAttctatatatctaatattattatacaaatttacttACAGAATATAGGTTCTTAGTTAACAGGTTTATCACAATGGAACCGAAATGTAGGTATCTATATtcacattcataaaattaacacaCTATACCAATTACAATAACTAAATCACTAATGAAGCAAGTATTTGTTTTACACTTTGTTAGTTTTCTTGAATGTGGGTAGTTCGTAATATTAGCTACCATATCATTTTGTTATCTATGGTAGGTAGCTACcatagataacaaaatactatttacTTCAGTCTACTCATGGACAGAATGATTATCTAAACAGTAGTAATCTGTTGCTAAACACGAATACTTCCATTTGggcccttttttattttttattttttattttttaaaacaagaaaGGTTCTATTGGAGAAAAAAATGTACCAAAGGGGAAGGCGAGGCGAACGGCTagctagtattatatcattaatacataatttacaacTGAAGAGGTAGTTCAACGCGTTAATAtcgggaactactggaccgattttaaaattcctttcagtgttagatagtctaCATGGGTGAAACCGTGAGGCACAGCTAGACATGTATACAAGTATATTAGATAGTGAAGGTATAATTGTATCTAACATATAATCCACTTTTACATTATGCTGCTTGTACAAATGCAAAAAGAACTTTATTAATGGCTTCACCCAATAGAGTGAAGAGTGAGAAAGAGTGAGATTATATgctattatagtattattgtattatctgtgACATTACTGTACACAAAGtaaacaattatacaaaaatgtcaaatgtaaaaacatatttctctatacatatctatattaaGGTAAAAACATCTCGGATGTACCTAGACATAGTTTATTTACGAATAAAACTGTAGTAGCAGTCAATAATAGGTAAATTAATGGCAGTATTCAATTAATGACTGCTCGAATAACAGCGATAAACACATGATTAACGAGGTTTTTAACTCGCTACAGTGCAATGCGGTAATTGATAACACACAGTAACCACATGATGTATGACTTTTAGTGTTAATATAAAggataataaagtaaaaatactatttttattacctacagTAAGtagtctttattattatttccatatttatatctactttTACGTCCGCGACTTACGAAAATAAACAGTCCCAGGCGTTTTCCCTATGTGGTTTCTATTTCCGTGGGATTTTTGGGATAGgcactatcctatgtccttcgGGAGTCAAATTATATCTGTGGGTACCTAATTTGAACCAAatcagtttataatattaatacattgaaTGTCAATgagtaaatgaaaatattaaaatgttttcagtgCAAATGGCGCGAGTTGCCACACGGGAGGCGTTGAGGTTCATGACGGACTGCCTGAAGGCGGTCGGAGCTGCATCGAGGGCTGCACAGCAGCAAGCGGAATTGCTGATAGAAGCTGATAGAGTGGGTCATCCTAGTCATGGTCTTAATAGATTGGGTATGTTCCTCTTAAATACTAGCGTCTTTTTCCTCATTATGTACTTCTCAGTGGCGTAACACACACTTAAagttagtaattaattaacaagttTTCCTCGCAATATTCTAATATCTCATTTAGTACCAAGAAAACTTAGacttcaaaatttttaaaatacttatgttTATACGCTAAATACGCTAAAAACTCGTGGCAAACctactttttttatgtaactagTTTTTTCGcgtatatttaaagataatgttACGACTTTTCTTTTGGATTGTTTTAACAGGTCTCTCGTAAAGATATAGTaaggttataatattaattcagtattttacatatttcattaaatgtaaattcatAAGAATTtagtattgtattattcaagtattgttttttcattaattttagaacTTTACGTCAACGATATAATATCCGGAGCATGCATGCCCAATAATGAACCGAAAGTGCTAAAAGAAACTGCGTCCACAGCGTGGATTGACGCCAATAATGTTCTCGGAGCTACAGTCAGTCATTTCGCTATGGACATTGCTGTTAAGAAAGCCAAGGAGAGCGGTGTTGGTTGGGTATCTGTCAAAGGTACTGATATTTATAACCTTCCTGTTTTTAATCATTGTAAACATGGgtgtttaaatttcgaatatcCTTAACCACAACGAGGAAATGTTAGCCATGTAATGTCGTGTTTTCCTTTGTAAATTTCTCGTGGTGAAAGCAAAgggcttattttttataaaatacttaaatgtatAGCTATTTCCACTTTTAAGGATCAAATCACAATGGAATGGCTGGATACTGGGCAAGAAAAGCTTCCGAAAAGGGCCTAATTGGCATGGCTTTTACGAACACCTCACCATTACTTGCACCCACACGAAGTAAAAAGGTCAGTATATTGAGATACTTGGTATACTACGAGATACCATCTCGatgttgaataataattagttattaatgCACCAAAAATACATGGTAAAAAACTATCTAACTATCGTATCGTAACAAAGCTGACgtgatatttaaacattttcaggCAGCATTAGGAACGAATCCTCTTTCGGTAGTGGCACCAGCTTCCGCCGGTGAAACATTCTACCTGGACATGGCAACCACTGCAGTAGCCGTTGGGAAGGTAAAACAAAACTCATACTcc
The Zerene cesonia ecotype Mississippi chromosome 14, Zerene_cesonia_1.1, whole genome shotgun sequence DNA segment above includes these coding regions:
- the LOC119831976 gene encoding uncharacterized oxidoreductase YjmC-like isoform X2, encoding MDNVVQMARVATREALRFMTDCLKAVGAASRAAQQQAELLIEADRVGHPSHGLNRLELYVNDIISGACMPNNEPKVLKETASTAWIDANNVLGATVSHFAMDIAVKKAKESGVGWVSVKGSNHNGMAGYWARKASEKGLIGMAFTNTSPLLAPTRSKKAALGTNPLSVVAPASAGETFYLDMATTAVAVGKIEMQMRKEEKLPNGWAQDPDGKETNDAHLAFKTGCLMPLGGGEQTSGYKGYGLAAMVELFCGILSGSNYGHHIRSWSHSGDGGPANLGHCFVALDPECFAPGFGDRLTDCIHHWRELEPADPSSPVLAPGDKEKKHAELTDAKGTVSYVKQQIESSAALAKRLKVTPMKVEPEI
- the LOC119831976 gene encoding uncharacterized oxidoreductase YjmC-like isoform X1, which encodes MDNVGEVQMARVATREALRFMTDCLKAVGAASRAAQQQAELLIEADRVGHPSHGLNRLELYVNDIISGACMPNNEPKVLKETASTAWIDANNVLGATVSHFAMDIAVKKAKESGVGWVSVKGSNHNGMAGYWARKASEKGLIGMAFTNTSPLLAPTRSKKAALGTNPLSVVAPASAGETFYLDMATTAVAVGKIEMQMRKEEKLPNGWAQDPDGKETNDAHLAFKTGCLMPLGGGEQTSGYKGYGLAAMVELFCGILSGSNYGHHIRSWSHSGDGGPANLGHCFVALDPECFAPGFGDRLTDCIHHWRELEPADPSSPVLAPGDKEKKHAELTDAKGTVSYVKQQIESSAALAKRLKVTPMKVEPEI
- the LOC119831976 gene encoding uncharacterized oxidoreductase YjmC-like isoform X3, whose amino-acid sequence is MARVATREALRFMTDCLKAVGAASRAAQQQAELLIEADRVGHPSHGLNRLELYVNDIISGACMPNNEPKVLKETASTAWIDANNVLGATVSHFAMDIAVKKAKESGVGWVSVKGSNHNGMAGYWARKASEKGLIGMAFTNTSPLLAPTRSKKAALGTNPLSVVAPASAGETFYLDMATTAVAVGKIEMQMRKEEKLPNGWAQDPDGKETNDAHLAFKTGCLMPLGGGEQTSGYKGYGLAAMVELFCGILSGSNYGHHIRSWSHSGDGGPANLGHCFVALDPECFAPGFGDRLTDCIHHWRELEPADPSSPVLAPGDKEKKHAELTDAKGTVSYVKQQIESSAALAKRLKVTPMKVEPEI